The proteins below are encoded in one region of Candidatus Saccharimonadales bacterium:
- a CDS encoding metalloregulator ArsR/SmtB family transcription factor, with the protein MNPIVSDQSTITLTPQDERLIFTMQLLGDATRYKIFKLLLDGSDRCVGEIAAELDISISAVSQHFRHFERLGLVDKQRTGQKICYLLRCEDELVEEVTKLISSK; encoded by the coding sequence ATGAACCCAATAGTTAGCGACCAATCTACAATAACCCTCACCCCGCAAGATGAGCGGCTGATATTCACTATGCAGCTACTAGGTGATGCGACCCGGTACAAGATATTTAAACTACTACTTGATGGCTCCGACCGCTGTGTCGGTGAGATTGCCGCCGAGCTGGATATTTCAATATCGGCCGTATCCCAACACTTCCGTCACTTCGAACGACTCGGTTTGGTCGATAAGCAGCGCACCGGCCAAAAGATATGCTATCTACTCCGCTGTGAAGATGAACTAGTAGAAGAAGTTACTAAGCTTATCTCAAGCAAATAA
- a CDS encoding class F sortase — MKKPVKLKRILLVGLVVGIAVLSTLLSSDNPPASAVSLDIPPETEAIMESPGVIHSKPTRLLIPTLSIDADIAHVGLTSDGDMEAPEKLSDAGWYQYGSHPGDEGNAVIAGHVGGLKTPGVFANLHKLQIGEHFSVVDEQGQNVHFTVMKIKTYAQDDRPDEVFRSKAGQHLNLITCTGAWNEQGQTYADRLVVFADKTD, encoded by the coding sequence ATGAAGAAGCCGGTAAAATTGAAGCGTATTTTACTGGTAGGGCTGGTAGTCGGAATCGCTGTACTGAGTACACTGCTTAGCAGCGATAACCCGCCCGCTTCGGCAGTAAGTCTCGATATCCCTCCTGAGACCGAAGCTATAATGGAGTCACCTGGAGTCATTCACAGCAAACCTACCCGCCTCCTAATCCCGACTCTCAGTATAGATGCCGATATAGCACACGTCGGACTGACTAGCGATGGCGACATGGAGGCACCCGAGAAGCTCTCAGATGCAGGCTGGTACCAGTACGGCTCGCATCCTGGGGATGAGGGCAACGCTGTCATCGCCGGTCACGTAGGCGGACTGAAGACACCTGGTGTATTTGCTAATCTACATAAGCTGCAGATCGGTGAACACTTCTCAGTGGTAGACGAACAGGGCCAGAACGTACATTTCACTGTCATGAAAATCAAGACCTACGCCCAAGATGACCGACCTGATGAAGTATTTCGTAGCAAAGCTGGTCAACACCTAAACCTTATTACCTGCACTGGCGCCTGGAATGAACAGGGCCAAACCTACGCGGACCGGCTAGTCGTCTTTGCCGATAAAACTGACTGA